A single genomic interval of Dromiciops gliroides isolate mDroGli1 chromosome 1, mDroGli1.pri, whole genome shotgun sequence harbors:
- the POLI gene encoding DNA polymerase iota isoform X5 has protein sequence MEIGSHFEKTMAKPMKKCSVYSPKSTVSSLLASCSLNSSNSSNSGGSIKYKDKLYSSASQALQAYIDDFELNCMSRDKSIRKFNLAQNSKFSRSPYKSPNGFQDFDCKRSKSSCRKQTIKDIDSISLTTDDLVHFPPDGSLPTNTYYIGSLHQNSKQDRKFLKSTSSDNEKNPNFLDPCSPVGNEDLFNPVVFPDTKAKHHGVIKKASDKHCKYISTSSAYSSEMPSPKENPKHCTKKNYPRWLTGQKSDLNVSGITSIPDYSYPLWLHDQDLLPDSSSQSSSQMQKKEQQIDMEERKTQFSHKLDCYEHSLKHCSISDSTPDKVLVDCKHSCELGQFQYESTPFSGQSKKPFSDDKIELLILKAKRTLEHSSEGLPSTVKNDISPSSLDKLEAERSWEKVPVTFKSPVPVDCDERPQQIVKVKRVHEFLEDCLNKDNPRSTLSGGKHHGPVEALKQMLFNLQAVQESFNRYKYAEQDEEIKQREKFYSEDSFSCMPKMLCPEDEGSIKEDIIPITRSLQKALHHLSRLRELVEDTRGKSNLIQSRKNEERKNYPTNKN, from the exons atgGAAATAGGATCCCATTTTGAGAAAACCATGGCAAAGCCAATGAAAAAATGCAGTGTTTATTCTCCTAAATCTACGGTGTCTTCTCTTCTAGCAAGTTGCAGCCTTAACAGCAGTAATTCCTCTAACTCTGGTGGCTCTATAAAGTATAAAGACAAGCTGTACAGCTCGGCTTCTCAGGCACTCCAGGCCTACATTGATGATTTTGAGCTAAATTGTATGTCTCGTGATAAAAGTATTAGAAAGTTTAACCTTGCTCAGAATTCCAAGTTCTCCAGATCTCCTTATAAATCCCCAAATG gttttCAAGACTTTGACTGCAAAAGATCAAAATCATCTTGTAGAAAGCAGACGATTAAAGACATAGACTCTATTAGCCTAACAACTGATGATCTAGTACATTTTCCACCAGATGGATCACTGCCTACCAATACTTATTATATTGGATCGCTACATCAAAATAGCAAACAGGACAGAAAATTTCTTAAAAGCACTTCATCAGACAATGAAAAGAATCCCAATTTTCTAGATCCTTGCAGCCCTGTGGGAAATGAGGACCTGTTTAATCCTGTTGTATTCCCAGATACCAAGGCAAAACATCATGGTGTGATAAAAAAAGCTTCAGATAAACATtgcaaatatatttctacatcatCAGCATATTCTTCAGAGATGCCTTCTCCCAAAGAAAATCCAAAGCACTGTACTAAAAAAAATTACCCAAGATGGCTTACTGGCCAGAAGTCTGACCTTAATGTGTCAGGAATAACCAGTATTCCTGATTACAGTTATCCACTTTGGCTACATGATCAAGATCTGTTACCTGATTCATCCAGTCAGAGTAGTTCTCAGatgcaaaaaaaagaacaacagattgatatggaagaaaggaaaactcagttttctcataaatTGGATTGTTATGAACATTCACTTAAACATTGTAGCATTTCAGATTCCACGCCTGACAAAGTATTAGTTGATTGTAAACACAGTTGTGAACTTGGTCAATTTCAGTATGAAAGTACACCTTTCTCAGGGCAATCCAAAAAGCCATTCAGTG atGACAAAATTGAATTGCTTATCCTGAAGGCCAAGAGAACTCTAGAGCATTCTTCTGAGGGACTACCTAGTACCGTGAAAAATGATATCAGTCCCAGCTCACTAGATAAACTAGAAGCAGAAAGATCATGGGAAAAAGTTCCAGTTACCTT CAAATCACCTGTGCCTGTGGATTGTGATGAAAGACCTCAACAAATCGTAAAGGTGAAACGTGttcatgagttccttgaggattGTTTAAATAAGGATAATCCA AGAAGTACGCTGTCTGGAGGTAAACATCATGGTCCTGTTGAAGCTCTGAAACAAATGTTGTTTAACCTTCAAGCAGTGCAAGAAAGTTTTAATCGGTATAAATATGCTGAACAAGATGAAGAGATTAAACAA AGAGAGAAGTTTTACTCTGAGGATAGCTTTAGCTGCATGCCCAAAatgttg TGTCCAGAGGATGAAGGTTCTATAAAGGAAGATATAATTCCTATTACAAGATCTCTTCAAAA